The Cellulophaga sp. L1A9 genome window below encodes:
- a CDS encoding RHS repeat-associated core domain-containing protein: protein MNGKVRKLVTGSLADCPFRYQGQYEDVETGLYYNRFRYYAPDEGVYISQDPIGLAGNNPNFYAYTFDSNSQIDPFGLIIIFRALNGGQEASALAGEAIQPKSLSSTHTIQQHIDDGSLQTKYISTTKKKGTAEFYAKPNPKRGKVNPSTIIAIDTDKLSSSKVFDMSSGVDPQTGKKLKMPALRYATKDAEVLVEGAIPKGAYKICK from the coding sequence ATTAACGGAAAAGTACGTAAACTTGTAACAGGTTCATTGGCAGATTGCCCTTTTAGGTATCAAGGACAGTACGAGGATGTAGAAACTGGGTTGTATTATAATCGATTTAGGTATTACGCACCTGATGAAGGTGTATATATTTCACAAGACCCAATTGGATTAGCAGGAAATAATCCGAATTTTTATGCGTATACTTTTGATAGTAACTCTCAAATTGATCCCTTTGGTTTAATAATTATTTTTAGAGCATTAAATGGTGGTCAAGAAGCTAGTGCCTTGGCAGGGGAAGCTATTCAGCCTAAGAGCCTTAGTTCAACACATACTATACAACAGCATATAGACGATGGAAGTCTACAAACTAAATACATATCTACTACCAAGAAAAAAGGGACTGCTGAATTTTATGCAAAACCAAACCCTAAAAGAGGTAAAGTAAACCCTAGTACTATAATTGCCATAGATACAGATAAGTTAAGCTCATCAAAAGTTTTTGACATGTCTAGTGGGGTTGACCCTCAAACAGGTAAAAAGTTAAAAATGCCTGCATTAAGATATGCCACTAAGGATGCAGAAGTATTAGTTGAAGGAGCTATACCAAAAGGAGCATATAAAATTTGTAAATAG
- a CDS encoding RHS repeat domain-containing protein, which yields MVCNVNKNQTDRKYNAGGQLAEANGTKYHYDEEGNLVIKRTPKGTYKYQWYGNGMLKAVERPDQQTISFEYDALGRRTAKIDQPKFGNQGTITRFVWDGNVPLHEWHYKLKIRPDLVVDEFGLLSTSKPEPIQNLITWVFDENSFKPAAKITEEDTYSIITDYLGTPVEMYNSKGEKTWQVEYDIYGKVRKLVTGSLADCPFRYQGQYEDVETGLYYNRFRYYAPDQGIYISQDPIGLHSGEFNFYAFVGDPNRLVDVFGLDCQPRDSKGKFMKKGGDDSMPGKDFEKIIADKLEKNPKVDLIRTQIHVKTSKGDRYMDTLFRNNRTGKVYHGEVKGNSARRSPLQRDKDALIDSGQGTFGTGDSVPKDLKGTSTDGITTIVLNPKG from the coding sequence ATCGTTTGCAACGTAAACAAAAACCAAACAGACCGTAAATACAATGCGGGCGGGCAATTAGCAGAAGCTAATGGAACCAAATACCATTATGATGAAGAGGGTAACCTTGTCATAAAACGAACCCCGAAAGGCACTTATAAGTACCAATGGTATGGCAACGGAATGCTTAAAGCTGTAGAACGCCCAGACCAACAAACAATAAGTTTTGAGTATGATGCTTTAGGCAGAAGAACCGCTAAAATTGATCAGCCTAAATTTGGCAATCAAGGTACAATTACCCGTTTTGTTTGGGATGGTAATGTACCGTTGCACGAATGGCACTACAAACTAAAAATCAGACCAGATTTAGTGGTAGATGAATTTGGGTTACTGAGCACAAGCAAACCAGAACCCATTCAAAATTTAATTACATGGGTTTTTGATGAAAATAGCTTTAAACCCGCAGCCAAAATTACAGAAGAAGACACCTACTCTATTATTACAGATTATTTAGGGACACCTGTAGAAATGTACAATAGTAAAGGTGAAAAAACTTGGCAAGTTGAATATGATATTTACGGAAAAGTACGTAAACTTGTAACAGGTTCATTGGCAGATTGCCCTTTTAGGTATCAAGGACAGTACGAGGATGTAGAAACTGGGTTGTATTATAACAGGTTTAGGTATTACGCACCTGATCAAGGTATTTATATATCTCAAGATCCGATTGGGTTACATTCTGGTGAATTTAATTTTTATGCCTTTGTAGGAGACCCTAACCGTTTGGTAGATGTTTTTGGTTTGGATTGCCAACCAAGAGACTCTAAAGGTAAGTTTATGAAAAAAGGGGGAGATGACTCAATGCCTGGAAAAGACTTTGAGAAAATTATTGCGGATAAATTAGAAAAAAATCCTAAAGTTGATTTAATTCGCACTCAAATACACGTAAAAACTTCCAAAGGAGACAGATATATGGATACGCTGTTCAGAAATAATAGAACAGGTAAAGTTTATCACGGAGAGGTTAAAGGTAATTCTGCAAGAAGAAGTCCTTTACAGAGAGACAAAGATGCTCTTATTGATAGTGGTCAGGGAACTTTTGGAACTGGAGATTCTGTGCCAAAAGATTTGAAAGGAACTTCTACAGATGGAATAACGACAATTGTACTAAATCCCAAAGGATAA
- a CDS encoding RHS repeat-associated core domain-containing protein encodes MADCPYRYQGQYEDVETGLYYNRFRYYAPDQGIYISQDPIGLAGEMPNMYSNVHNSNGWIDPFGLAEHITFPNESLHPKAQGTFTVKATGYHHADKVALYKSAGLKESFDSSKWISHHVSYNPDTGDMRMQLVSLEAHKKSHIGGVNDFENHPKVKYNTDDASKIAKACK; translated from the coding sequence TTGGCAGATTGCCCTTATAGGTATCAAGGACAGTACGAGGATGTAGAAACTGGGCTATACTATAATAGGTTTAGATACTACGCACCTGATCAAGGTATTTATATATCCCAAGACCCGATTGGGCTTGCAGGTGAAATGCCCAATATGTACAGCAATGTGCACAATTCTAACGGTTGGATAGATCCTTTTGGATTGGCTGAACATATAACTTTTCCGAATGAATCTTTACATCCCAAAGCACAAGGGACTTTTACGGTTAAAGCGACAGGTTACCATCATGCAGACAAAGTAGCCTTATATAAATCAGCAGGATTAAAGGAAAGCTTTGATTCAAGTAAATGGATTTCTCACCATGTAAGTTATAACCCAGATACTGGTGACATGAGAATGCAATTAGTTTCACTTGAAGCACATAAAAAAAGTCACATAGGTGGTGTTAATGATTTTGAAAATCATCCCAAAGTAAAATATAATACAGATGATGCATCTAAAATTGCCAAAGCTTGCAAATAA
- a CDS encoding RHS repeat-associated core domain-containing protein has protein sequence MADCPFRYQGQYEDVETGLYYNRFRYYSPESGTYISQDPIGLEGGANFYSYVPDTNSWIDPFGLNDVATGSGRTHVKYSGIKDGKPYHGYASAPTKDNLSAQAIIKRRYGNNFDDFDVAPEPDYIGKGVDGKQTARGLEQRGFEADGSLKGTSNAQNPVGPNNKNRQNYLDKADAHNKNES, from the coding sequence TTGGCAGATTGCCCTTTTAGGTATCAAGGACAGTACGAGGATGTAGAAACTGGGCTATACTATAACAGGTTTAGATATTATTCGCCCGAGAGCGGGACATATATAAGTCAAGACCCGATTGGACTTGAAGGTGGGGCAAATTTTTACAGCTATGTTCCAGATACAAATAGTTGGATAGACCCATTTGGACTTAATGATGTTGCCACAGGTTCAGGGCGTACACACGTAAAATATTCAGGAATTAAAGACGGTAAGCCTTATCACGGCTATGCAAGTGCGCCAACAAAAGATAATTTATCTGCTCAAGCTATTATAAAAAGACGTTATGGGAATAACTTTGATGACTTTGATGTTGCGCCTGAACCTGATTATATAGGAAAAGGTGTTGACGGAAAACAAACTGCACGAGGATTAGAACAAAGAGGTTTTGAAGCTGATGGAAGTTTAAAAGGAACTTCTAATGCACAAAATCCTGTTGGTCCAAATAATAAGAATAGACAAAATTATTTAGATAAAGCAGATGCCCATAATAAAAATGAAAGTTAA
- a CDS encoding RHS repeat domain-containing protein: protein MYCFKNLLLYDIYGKVRKLVTGSLADCPFRYQGQYEDVETGLYYNRFRYYSPDSGTYISQDPIGLAGGMPNIYAYVHDSNAWVDQFGLYSDLLGSGLGHHLMPRSIAKSLGIGELSPNKAISWFPNKGAGTADLHKQLHRKLIDEGIPYHGSKFKGSVDEFFEAAKKAYKDINIKGFMKIPGTDNKLLKNVTPLEGIEKLQELHKKAKIPCK, encoded by the coding sequence TTGTATTGTTTCAAAAATTTATTACTCTATGATATTTACGGAAAAGTACGTAAACTTGTAACAGGTTCATTGGCAGATTGCCCTTTTAGGTATCAAGGACAGTACGAGGATGTAGAAACTGGGCTGTATTATAACAGGTTTAGGTATTATTCACCTGATAGTGGAACGTATATCAGTCAGGATCCAATTGGGTTGGCTGGTGGAATGCCAAATATATATGCGTATGTTCACGACAGCAATGCTTGGGTTGACCAATTTGGACTGTATTCAGATTTACTAGGTTCAGGATTGGGGCACCATTTAATGCCTAGAAGTATAGCAAAAAGTCTTGGAATAGGAGAGTTATCTCCCAATAAAGCTATCTCTTGGTTTCCTAATAAAGGTGCTGGAACAGCAGATTTACATAAACAACTTCACAGGAAATTAATTGATGAAGGAATACCTTATCATGGAAGTAAGTTTAAAGGAAGTGTAGACGAATTTTTTGAAGCTGCTAAAAAAGCATACAAGGATATTAATATAAAAGGTTTTATGAAAATACCTGGCACAGATAACAAACTACTTAAAAATGTAACACCTTTAGAGGGAATAGAGAAATTACAAGAATTACATAAAAAAGCTAAAATCCCTTGTAAATGA
- a CDS encoding RHS repeat domain-containing protein, with the protein MADCPFRYQGQYEDVETGLFYNRFRYYNAEEGVFISQDPIRLESGEPNFYSYVRDSNSEIDPFGEAGMPWHHLIPQEMFKDPSFMKQLNQITGGNAKNYIHRQGAFVEESLHKAIHKGAGGGKWNDTFKDWAADNKKFNKKSLQNQLKKMMKDNNIPKSSRNFARKYKRKTKTKFKCKG; encoded by the coding sequence TTGGCAGATTGCCCTTTTAGGTATCAAGGACAGTACGAGGATGTAGAAACTGGACTGTTTTATAATAGATTTAGATATTATAATGCTGAGGAAGGGGTATTCATAAGTCAAGACCCGATAAGGCTTGAGAGTGGAGAACCTAATTTTTATTCTTATGTAAGAGATAGCAATAGCGAGATTGACCCATTTGGAGAAGCTGGAATGCCTTGGCATCATTTGATTCCACAAGAAATGTTTAAGGATCCTTCTTTTATGAAACAATTAAACCAGATAACTGGAGGCAACGCTAAAAATTATATTCACAGACAAGGAGCTTTTGTTGAAGAAAGTTTACACAAAGCAATTCATAAAGGTGCTGGAGGTGGAAAATGGAATGATACATTTAAGGATTGGGCAGCTGACAATAAAAAATTCAATAAAAAATCGCTTCAAAACCAATTAAAGAAGATGATGAAAGATAATAATATTCCTAAATCTTCAAGGAATTTTGCTAGAAAATATAAACGTAAAACAAAAACAAAATTTAAGTGTAAAGGATAA
- a CDS encoding RHS repeat-associated core domain-containing protein has product MYGKVRKLVTGSLADCPFRYQGQYEDVETGLYYNRFRYYSPEEGIYISQDPIGLEGEMPNMYSYVHNSNGWIDPFGLAEHITFPNESLHPKAQGTFTVKATGYHHADKVALYKSAGLKESFDSSKWISHHVSYNPDTGDMRMQLVSLEAHKKSHIGGVNDFENHHKVKYNTDDASKIAKACK; this is encoded by the coding sequence ATTTACGGAAAAGTACGTAAACTTGTAACAGGTTCATTGGCAGATTGCCCTTTTAGGTATCAAGGACAGTACGAGGATGTAGAAACTGGGTTGTATTATAACAGGTTTAGGTATTATTCTCCTGAAGAAGGCATTTATATATCCCAAGACCCGATTGGGCTTGAAGGTGAAATGCCCAATATGTACAGCTATGTGCACAATTCTAACGGTTGGATAGATCCTTTTGGATTGGCTGAACATATAACTTTTCCGAATGAATCTTTACATCCCAAAGCACAAGGGACTTTTACGGTTAAAGCGACAGGTTACCATCATGCAGACAAAGTAGCCTTATATAAATCAGCAGGATTAAAGGAAAGCTTTGATTCAAGTAAATGGATTTCTCACCATGTAAGTTATAACCCAGATACTGGTGACATGAGAATGCAATTAGTTTCACTTGAAGCACATAAAAAAAGTCACATAGGTGGTGTTAATGATTTTGAAAATCATCACAAAGTAAAATATAATACAGATGATGCATCTAAAATTGCCAAAGCTTGCAAATAA
- a CDS encoding RHS repeat-associated core domain-containing protein translates to MYGKVRKLVTGSLADCPFRYQGQYENVKTGLYYNRFRYYSPDSGMYISQDPLGIESTNPNIYAYVHDSNSFIDPFGLKELYALLAKKDGWYPVMEWGKKNPIGEMFLKKGELWKLGETKNPKTRYTQKWLRKMNLRKVATHNGPKKLMQMLEGMKLKGYLAWKGFLPPGNKACH, encoded by the coding sequence ATTTACGGAAAAGTACGTAAACTTGTAACAGGTTCATTGGCAGATTGCCCTTTCAGGTATCAAGGACAGTACGAGAATGTAAAAACTGGGCTGTACTATAACAGGTTTAGGTATTATTCACCTGATAGTGGGATGTATATTTCCCAAGACCCTTTAGGTATAGAAAGTACCAATCCAAATATATACGCATACGTACACGATTCTAACTCATTTATAGACCCATTTGGACTTAAAGAACTTTATGCTTTATTAGCCAAAAAAGACGGTTGGTATCCAGTTATGGAATGGGGAAAGAAAAATCCAATTGGAGAAATGTTTTTAAAGAAAGGAGAGCTGTGGAAATTAGGAGAAACGAAAAACCCAAAAACAAGGTATACTCAAAAATGGTTAAGAAAAATGAACTTAAGAAAAGTAGCAACGCATAATGGTCCTAAAAAACTAATGCAAATGCTTGAAGGAATGAAATTAAAAGGATATTTAGCTTGGAAAGGTTTCTTACCACCAGGAAACAAAGCTTGTCATTAG
- a CDS encoding RHS repeat-associated core domain-containing protein, with the protein MADCPFRYQGQYEDVETGLYYNRFRYYAPDQGIYISQDPIGLAGNNPNLYAYTFDSNSEVDPFGLDCSKAKKIQNEISQKTSSVSAAVTRWLKSSDTKWAKAYRHFAGTNPNFAKLIKGRVIDRRMNKWMKGKYEDLFPVSSFDKTIPGSGRMRPDAYFPDLDGQSAIFDIGGSSKTTGIGKYDGLADIVEPIIW; encoded by the coding sequence TTGGCAGATTGCCCTTTCAGGTATCAAGGACAGTACGAGGATGTAGAAACTGGGCTGTACTATAACAGGTTTAGGTATTACGCACCTGATCAAGGTATTTATATATCTCAAGACCCGATTGGGCTTGCTGGAAACAATCCGAATCTCTATGCGTACACTTTTGATAGCAATTCCGAAGTTGACCCTTTTGGGTTGGATTGTTCTAAAGCCAAAAAAATTCAAAACGAAATATCTCAAAAAACTTCATCAGTCTCGGCTGCTGTAACTCGGTGGTTAAAATCAAGTGATACTAAATGGGCTAAAGCCTACAGACACTTTGCTGGTACAAACCCCAATTTTGCCAAGTTGATAAAAGGTAGAGTTATTGACCGAAGAATGAATAAGTGGATGAAAGGGAAATATGAAGATTTGTTTCCAGTTTCAAGTTTTGATAAAACAATTCCAGGTTCTGGAAGAATGAGACCCGATGCTTACTTTCCTGATTTAGATGGTCAATCTGCCATATTTGATATCGGTGGTTCATCAAAGACAACTGGAATAGGAAAATACGATGGTTTAGCAGATATTGTAGAACCTATAATTTGGTAA
- a CDS encoding Imm26 family immunity protein, with translation MKGNDNYKGILKAGDIFCIPLFIDPKEKATKSYTRVKYPEDKQYAFGRFIEDRAGGGVLVEVFEKTMTLKDYNQDLVKESGRLFPPVTTSGLEFTKKRWRLVSSDQDYDKINDSDYKQINLVIGTYDDLRVKNLYANKETEISEKEAEQYEAWKVWQPNQLEKRIIKELFVN, from the coding sequence ATGAAAGGAAACGATAACTATAAAGGAATACTAAAAGCAGGTGATATCTTCTGTATACCCTTATTTATAGACCCTAAAGAAAAAGCTACTAAGAGTTATACTCGTGTAAAATATCCTGAAGATAAACAATATGCTTTTGGAAGATTTATAGAAGATCGAGCTGGCGGCGGTGTTTTAGTTGAAGTGTTTGAAAAAACAATGACTCTTAAAGATTATAATCAAGATTTAGTTAAAGAATCGGGAAGATTATTTCCACCAGTTACAACTTCTGGTCTTGAGTTTACAAAAAAAAGATGGAGACTAGTAAGTTCAGATCAAGATTATGACAAAATTAATGACTCTGATTACAAACAAATTAACCTTGTTATTGGAACTTATGATGATTTAAGAGTAAAAAACCTTTATGCTAATAAGGAAACTGAAATATCTGAGAAAGAAGCTGAACAATATGAAGCTTGGAAGGTATGGCAACCAAATCAACTAGAAAAGCGTATTATTAAAGAATTGTTTGTGAATTAA
- a CDS encoding RHS repeat-associated core domain-containing protein: protein MADCPFRYQGQYEDVETGLYYKRRRYYAPDEGICLNHDPIKLSGGDNLYAYTKDVNLLVDPMGLTPLDQGGFSVYGLFEEGAKEPYYIGICNDSNRRLGEHIDTGRADVDTELKVLKDDLTFAEARGNEQHLIEKHGTKTGTIGEEIGPNNKGNKINSFDKNRTDARGKKLKAEYDNAKGKGKSKVKCG, encoded by the coding sequence TTGGCTGATTGCCCTTTTAGGTATCAAGGACAGTACGAGGATGTAGAAACTGGGCTGTACTATAAACGACGAAGATATTATGCGCCGGATGAAGGTATTTGCTTAAATCACGATCCTATAAAACTTAGTGGTGGTGACAATCTATATGCATATACCAAAGATGTTAATTTATTGGTTGATCCAATGGGATTGACCCCGTTAGATCAAGGTGGATTCTCCGTATATGGTTTATTTGAAGAAGGTGCTAAAGAACCATATTACATAGGTATTTGTAATGATTCTAACCGACGTTTAGGAGAGCATATTGATACGGGTCGAGCAGATGTAGATACAGAATTAAAAGTTTTAAAAGATGATTTAACTTTTGCTGAAGCAAGAGGTAATGAACAACACTTAATAGAAAAACACGGTACAAAAACAGGTACTATTGGTGAAGAAATTGGCCCAAATAACAAAGGTAATAAGATAAATTCATTTGATAAAAATCGTACCGATGCTAGAGGTAAAAAGTTAAAAGCAGAATACGATAACGCTAAAGGAAAAGGTAAATCAAAAGTTAAATGTGGATAA
- a CDS encoding pentapeptide repeat-containing protein, translating to MKKTKEKWLDEEFLVEMSKVITKLTEKGAQISNTDLSGIVIDNKSPVEQLRKSYLFESKLLNVDLSYSTISGSANQSDWRKVILTKAKLDRCSINKSQIKECNFQEAKLVINADDTIFENCSFVNAKLGIGTYGYEYGGRRTKFYNCDFTDAVFRNQEFRASRFYNCNFTNTKFVNCDLRGIKIEGNKPKDEQFEKMDVPQF from the coding sequence ATGAAGAAAACAAAAGAAAAGTGGTTAGATGAAGAGTTTTTAGTAGAAATGAGTAAGGTTATTACTAAACTAACTGAAAAAGGAGCACAAATAAGTAATACGGACTTGTCAGGAATTGTAATAGACAACAAATCGCCAGTAGAACAATTAAGAAAGTCTTATTTATTTGAATCAAAATTATTAAATGTTGATTTATCTTATTCTACTATTTCAGGTTCAGCAAATCAAAGCGATTGGCGAAAAGTAATTCTAACGAAAGCAAAATTGGACAGATGTTCAATAAATAAATCTCAAATCAAAGAATGTAATTTTCAAGAAGCAAAATTAGTAATCAATGCAGACGATACAATATTTGAAAATTGTAGTTTTGTAAATGCAAAATTAGGGATTGGAACTTATGGCTACGAGTACGGAGGAAGAAGAACCAAGTTCTACAACTGTGATTTTACAGATGCTGTATTCCGAAATCAAGAATTTAGAGCTTCTCGATTTTACAATTGCAATTTTACTAACACAAAATTCGTTAATTGTGATTTAAGAGGAATTAAAATTGAGGGAAACAAACCCAAAGATGAGCAGTTTGAAAAAATGGATGTTCCTCAATTCTGA
- a CDS encoding SMI1/KNR4 family protein: protein MKSKFFTDPNLTFNETKSTLVEEDIVKSIPFDFEGKKDFILFYTQYNGVVFPFGAFFYRDSFYEVRRDEYNLLDIGAFFEISNSENSILKMWESFKADLRAKDISSKYLPFGNDSSGNLFCIESKTGVVVYIQHENPKNITNVAPSFLDFCNKIQEEMR from the coding sequence ATGAAAAGTAAATTTTTTACCGACCCTAATTTAACATTTAATGAAACTAAGTCAACTTTAGTTGAAGAGGATATTGTAAAGAGCATTCCTTTTGATTTTGAAGGAAAAAAAGACTTTATTTTATTTTACACTCAATATAATGGTGTTGTCTTTCCATTTGGAGCATTTTTTTATAGAGATTCTTTTTATGAAGTTAGGAGGGATGAATATAATTTGTTGGACATAGGAGCTTTTTTTGAGATTTCTAACTCGGAAAACTCTATATTAAAAATGTGGGAATCATTTAAGGCAGATTTGAGAGCAAAAGATATCAGTTCTAAATACTTACCTTTTGGTAATGATTCTAGTGGAAATTTGTTCTGTATTGAGTCAAAAACTGGTGTTGTTGTTTATATCCAACACGAGAACCCAAAAAATATAACCAATGTTGCACCATCATTTTTAGATTTTTGTAATAAAATTCAAGAAGAGATGAGATAG
- a CDS encoding RHS repeat-associated core domain-containing protein, producing the protein MAEANGTTYHYDEEGNLVVKYTPKGTYKYQWYGNGMLKAVERPNQQTISFEYDALGRRNAKIDQPRFGNQGIITRFVWDGNVPLHEWRYKLKSRPDLVVDEFGLLSTSKPEPIENLITWVFDENSFKPAGKITEEDTYSIITDYLGTPVEMYNSKGEKTWKVEYDIYGKVRKLVIGSLADCPYRYQGQYEDVETGLFYNRFRYYNAEEGVFISQDPLGIQSANPNIYAYVHDSNSFIDPFGLKELYALLAKKDGWYPVMEWGKKQPIGEMFLKEGELWKLGETKNPKTRYSLKWLEKMNLEKVGTHNGPKKLMQMLERMKLKGYLAWKGFLPAGNKACH; encoded by the coding sequence TTGGCAGAAGCTAATGGAACCACATACCATTATGATGAAGAGGGTAACCTTGTCGTAAAATACACCCCGAAAGGCACTTATAAGTACCAATGGTATGGCAACGGAATGCTTAAAGCCGTAGAACGCCCAAACCAACAAACAATAAGTTTTGAGTATGATGCCCTAGGTAGGCGTAACGCTAAAATTGATCAGCCTAGATTTGGCAATCAAGGTATAATTACCCGTTTTGTTTGGGATGGTAATGTACCGTTGCACGAATGGCGCTACAAACTAAAAAGCAGACCAGATTTAGTGGTAGATGAATTTGGGTTACTGAGCACAAGCAAACCAGAACCCATTGAAAATTTAATTACGTGGGTTTTTGATGAAAATAGCTTTAAACCCGCAGGTAAAATTACAGAAGAAGATACCTACTCTATTATTACAGATTATTTAGGGACACCTGTAGAAATGTACAATAGTAAAGGTGAAAAAACTTGGAAAGTTGAGTATGATATTTACGGAAAAGTACGTAAACTTGTAATAGGTTCATTGGCAGATTGCCCTTATAGGTATCAAGGACAGTACGAGGATGTAGAAACTGGACTGTTTTATAATAGATTTAGATATTATAATGCTGAGGAAGGGGTATTCATAAGTCAAGATCCATTAGGTATACAAAGTGCTAATCCAAATATATACGCATACGTACACGATTCTAACTCATTTATTGACCCTTTTGGATTAAAAGAATTATATGCTTTATTAGCCAAAAAAGATGGTTGGTATCCAGTTATGGAATGGGGTAAAAAACAGCCAATTGGCGAAATGTTTTTGAAAGAGGGTGAGTTATGGAAGCTAGGAGAAACAAAAAATCCAAAAACAAGATACTCCCTAAAATGGTTAGAAAAAATGAATTTAGAGAAAGTAGGAACTCATAATGGGCCTAAAAAATTAATGCAAATGCTTGAAAGAATGAAATTAAAAGGCTACTTAGCTTGGAAAGGATTTTTACCAGCAGGAAATAAAGCTTGTCATTAA
- a CDS encoding SMI1/KNR4 family protein → MKSKFFTDPNLTFNETKSTLVEEDIVESIPFDFEGKKDFILFYTQYNGVVFPFGAFFYRDSFYEVRRDEYNLLDVGAFFEISNSENSILKMWESFKADLRAKDISSKYLPFGNDSSGNLFCIESKTGVVVYIQHENPKNITNVAPSFLDFCNKIQEEMR, encoded by the coding sequence ATGAAAAGTAAATTTTTTACCGACCCTAATTTAACATTTAATGAAACTAAGTCAACTTTAGTTGAAGAGGATATTGTAGAGAGCATTCCTTTTGATTTTGAAGGAAAAAAAGACTTTATTTTATTTTACACTCAATATAATGGTGTTGTCTTTCCATTTGGAGCATTTTTTTATAGAGATTCTTTTTATGAAGTTAGGAGGGATGAATATAATTTGTTGGACGTAGGAGCTTTTTTTGAGATTTCTAACTCGGAAAACTCTATATTAAAAATGTGGGAATCATTTAAGGCAGATTTGAGAGCAAAAGATATCAGTTCTAAATACTTACCTTTTGGTAATGATTCTAGTGGAAATTTGTTCTGTATTGAGTCAAAAACTGGTGTTGTTGTTTATATCCAACACGAGAACCCAAAAAATATAACCAATGTTGCACCATCATTTTTAGATTTTTGTAATAAAATTCAAGAAGAGATGAGATAG
- a CDS encoding RHS repeat-associated core domain-containing protein, with product MYGKVRKLVIGSLADCPFRYQGQYEDVETRLYYNRFRYYSPDSGTYISQDPLGIQSANPNIYAYVHDSNSFIDPFGLKELYALLAKKDGWYPVMEWGKKQPIGEMFLKEGELWKLGETKNPKTRYSLKWLEKMNLEKVGTHNGPKKLMQMLERMKLKGYLAWKGFLPAGNKACH from the coding sequence ATTTACGGAAAAGTACGTAAACTTGTAATAGGTTCATTGGCAGATTGCCCTTTCAGGTATCAAGGACAGTACGAGGATGTAGAAACTAGGCTGTACTATAACAGGTTTAGGTATTACTCGCCTGATAGTGGAACGTATATAAGTCAAGATCCATTAGGTATACAAAGTGCTAATCCAAATATATATGCTTACGTACACGATTCGAATTCATTTATTGACCCTTTTGGATTAAAAGAATTATATGCTTTATTAGCCAAAAAAGATGGTTGGTATCCAGTTATGGAATGGGGTAAAAAACAGCCAATTGGCGAAATGTTTTTGAAAGAGGGTGAGTTATGGAAGCTAGGAGAAACAAAAAATCCAAAAACAAGATACTCCCTAAAATGGTTAGAAAAAATGAATTTAGAGAAAGTAGGAACTCATAATGGGCCTAAAAAATTAATGCAAATGCTTGAAAGAATGAAATTAAAAGGCTACTTAGCTTGGAAAGGATTTTTACCAGCAGGAAATAAAGCTTGTCATTAA